The following nucleotide sequence is from Mangifera indica cultivar Alphonso chromosome 1, CATAS_Mindica_2.1, whole genome shotgun sequence.
GAGCTATCAATACCTACTAAACAATCATTCAAAATTCAACCACTTGCATTGCATTGCATATCTATGTAATAttcctaattatttatttatttatatctcttTAAATAGGATcatataacttttaatttaatcatttttagtCAGGTCCTGTTTATTACACTCTCTCTAGCTGCGCCCTGCCCTGGGGTGGCAATTCTTATAACTTACCCTAACTTCTGATATGAACCAATCCTATACTTACAATAATTTAATCCAAAATCAAATCACAAAGGTTAATTTGATACGTCTGTCTATTGGGACGaccattataattaaattacttatatAATCCGAGTTAGgctatttattataaattttatgtatatatatttatattattagttgaAACGTAATGACAAAACCCTCCCAACCCAACtgttgtttttatattaaatttttttaggttcATTTGATGCCACCCCAATAAATTGGTATGAAAAGCTCCCTCTAAGTTTCAAAAGTTGGCATTATCATCCTTAAATGGCATTTCTATAAGTTAACTATCACAATTCAAGAGAAAGAAACAGACAGACGGACATGTTGAAATCTTGGACGAAATGATAAAGGAATACCACAAAAAGGCTTGTCAATAATGCTtcataaaaggaaaaacataGTGATAGAGATTTTTCAATCATGGGTtgtctatttaattatatttttttatcttgtttaataatattatttactatGTTGGTAGCTCTCAAGTGGAATGAGCTCGAACTAAAAATTAtaggtttgatttgagtttgaattgaccTCAAATTTGACCCAAAATGTATCGAATCCAGAGAGAAAAGGTTTTTGCATGAAACTTGGAGGGTGGCAATGTAATTAAGACTAGCACATTAATATAATCTAAGATTGATTGGGTGGTGGTACAAGTGACAAATGGAGTGCAATAGAGCGGAGTTtaggaataaaattaaatatatagatagataAGGTCAATGGATGAATGCAATGCATATACATTATTGATTGTTGTGAAATGAGAATGTACATGGAAATATTCCTTGATTTCGTGAAagacaattattaattttttttctaaataaataaatgattgtGGCGAGCAATGGGCAGAGAGAAGTACACCATTTGTCATTGGTAAAGTTTGTCTGTTGTGTTGAAAGATAAGGTTTCCTTGTATGTACTCTTGTCATATCACacagattatatatatattttaattttgttatttggcGGAGTCGACCACCCACCCAGGTAATAAACCTtgttcataaatatttaaataaacagAACAAGAtaagttagttttttaagataattggATTCTATGGTTAACTTTGGGAGATACCTTAGGTGTTTTTGTccttggtatatatatatatatatatatatatatatatatatatatatatataaaagtaattaaGTATGAAGTTTATCCTCCCTGAAACTTATTAGAAGCTAGCTGctcacattataatatatagggatgatattcatatatatatgcatggcCTGCAGCACTTTGCCAACTCAACTGTGATTTGATTTCAACACATGTTCTCATGGCACTCCTCATAGTTTTtgttaaagttgtttgtttGGTATGATCTTAAATGAAATCTCTGCAACCTTAACTTTTTCCAAGATAATGGATAAAGACAATGTTGACTGACATACGTGCCTTCACATTCACATATATAGCCTTCATATATTGTTGACTGACTAATTAATCTCATTGGTGTTGTATATGAATTGTCTTCCTGGACCAAGAAAGATAACTCACTGACcaacttaattttctttttgggcTTAAGTTTAATGGCAATGCTTGTGTTTGTTCTTCTAGGGCTTCAGGACATTTGAGAAGCTTCAGCCCAATAAAAGCCTTGTGGGGATTCAATCAAGTtgtttgaatataatatatatatataaaatgtttatcCCTACTATTCCCTATTGCCTAATCCATTCCAAATTATGAATTCCTTCGCATTCACATGAGATTTGTTGTGAGTAAGTCCAAAACATAATTGAAATCTCACTTGCCAATAAAATTAAGCCTTCAAATTAAGGTTAAGGTTGTTATTAATTGAgttgatttaatttcaatattatatgattatgtcaTGATTGCCACGTAGGATCTGAGCTCTTTCTGATGCAAATCGGACTTGGATACACCTTGTTTCACCCTTTCAATCATTTTACTTCCTTTTCATTCCCTCCCATGCACACCCTCTTCGTCCTTTTCTAATGttgaattacatttttatccttcttatttgatatattgtgttaaataaaaaataaaattatatttatgtgtgtatataaatatatatatatatatattaataatataaaataatttgaatcaaatctaatCAAGTAATCATATCAAGCTTACCATAGTATATGCACAAaatctatatatctaatatcAAAATTCATTATAGGGGAGATTTTTGGTAGATAATGACAACCAAACTACGcgaaatataataatcaataatcTCCTATTAATCATACTATTATGTATTATAACTATACGGatgttatcaaatatatataaataaaataatattatatatatatatatatatatatattttttttaaatcataatgcAAGTTCGGTGAGTTCACATGCGAGATTACggaagaagataaaaagtcaCAGCCAATGATCAGTTGATTCCCGCCATGTTATCGTAAGATATTTACTTCACGGAAAACGAGGAGGAATCCCTTTTTGCAATTTACAAAATTTCCAACTCCTGAAATTGTTAGACTTTTCACTTCATTTCGTCTCCATAAATACCCCCCCTCCCCTGCCATTCAACTCTCAACTCTATTGCTGCCCATAACGCCTCGCGGGTTCTTTTTTTGTTTCGTGTGGCAAAATGACGGTGGGGGCTGGCGTCAGTGTGAGTGATGGGAGGTTGACGGTCAAGGGGAGTTGTGTTTTGACAGATGTTAGGGATAATATTGTTGTTACTCCGGTTGGTGCATTGGTTGATGAAGCCTTCATTGGTGTTGTTTCTGATCAGACTGGCAGCCGCCGAGTGTTCCCCGTTGGGAAACTTGAGtatgttcctttttttttttttttggtgataaATTTGGTAATTTGTGATGTCGGTAAGGGTCAGATTTTGATGCAATGCTTTATGAGTCTCTATGGTTTTGCAGGGGGTTGCGGTTTATGTGTGTGTTTCGGTTCAAAATGTGGTGGATGACTCAGAGAATGGGAAACTGTGGCCAAGATATTCCGTTCGAGACTCAGTTTTTAATTGTGGAGGCACGAGAGGGGTCTCATTTTGACAATGGAAGTGAAATCGGAGAGCAACAATCGGCGTTATACACCGTCTTCTTGCCGATTCTTGAAGGAGATTTCAGGGCCGTCCTTCAAGGGAATGAACAAAATGAGTTGGAGATTTGTTTGGAGAGTGGTAATTTTCGCgattattcatttaaatttgattttgattttgatttttcaagctcattttgttttcttgataCTGAGTTCAGGGAATTTCTTGTGTGTTTGTAGGGGATCCTGCTGTTGACGGATTTGATGGAAGTCATTTGGTTTTTGTGGCGGCTGGATGCGACCCGTTTATTGTCATTACAAACGCAGTGAAGTAAGTTTCAATACATGAAAATTAATGACAATTATGCATTATGTTAGAGACTTGAAATGATTTACAAAGTGTCTGTTTTGGTTGATATACAGGAGCGTTGAGAGACATCTTCAAACCTTTTCACATCGTGAGAGAAAGAAGGTATATTTTCCGTTTCAGGCTTTATAATTTTGTCACAACCTAGTTACATAgtgtttatattttaattctttctgGATCAGATGCCAGACATGTTGAACTGGTTTGGGTGGTGCACTTGGGACGCCTTCTACACCAATGTCACCGCAGAGGGAGTGAGACAAGGACTAGAGAGGTATTGATATCGCCGATATGGATCATAGGTGCTTCTTAAATTATGTAGTTCAAGTATTattaatttggaaaatattGATTCTTGCAGCTTAGAGAAAGGTGGAATTCCTCCAAAGTTTGTTATAATCGATGACGGGTGGCAATCGGTCGCAATGGATCCCACTGGTCTGGAATTCAAAGCTGATAACTGTGCCAAGTAAGCTCTTATAACAGAGTTTGTATCTgcttatttttatcattataatttcATGAGCCAATAGTCtttacaattattttgttttctgtcAGCTTCGCTAACCGGTTGACACATATAAAAGAGAATCACAAATTTCAGAAAGATGGTAAAGAGGGTCATAGAGTTGAGGACCCAGCTTTAGGACTTCGCCACATTGTCACTGAGATAAAAGATAAACATGATTTGAAGTATGTTTATGTGTGGCATGCAATAACTGGCTACTGGGGAGGTGTCAGACCTGGAGTTACCGAAATGGAACACTATGATTCGAAGATGGCGTACCCTGTTTCATCTCCTGGGATTCAGTGTAATGAGTCTTGTGAAGCTTTGGACAGCATCACAAAGAATGGGCTTGGCCTTGTGAATCCGgaaaaagttttcaatttcTACAATGAACTTCACTCGTATCTGGCATCAGCTGGAATTGATGGTGTCAAAGTTGATGTTCAGAATATACTTGAAACCCTTGGAGCAGGTCATGGTGGAAGAGTTAAGCTTGCTAGAAAATATCATCAGGCACTTGAGGCATCTATTGCTAGAAACTTCCGCAACAATGATATTATTTCTTGTATGAGTCACAACACAGATGGTTTGTACAGGTAAGTTGTTCATTTTTTCAACTTTCTAGGTAAAATGTTTAAGTTATAGGATTtataatgaacaataatttgtttatgCAGTGCAAAGCGAACAGCTGTTATAAGGGCATCAGATGATTTCTGGCCAAGAGATCTTGCTTCTCACACAATTCACATTGCATCTGTTGCCTACAATACTGTCTTCCTCGGAGAATTTATGCAGCCTGATTGGGATATGTTTCATGTAAGCTAACGAATTTTGATATCTTTGTAGGACTGCCTTGAGTATTTAAGCTTTGATTCTTTGAGTTTATATTGTTAACTTTGAACTGAATCCACTCATGACAGAGTCTACACCCAATGGCTGAATACCATGGAGCAGCTCGTGCAGTAGGAGGGTGTGCCATTTATGTCAGGTACATGTTCCGAATGATGAACTTGTATACTAATTCTGGCTGGCATTAATCATTTGAATATACAGTTATTGACTTTTATGTCTTGCAGTGACAAGCCTGGACAGCATGACTTTAACCTACTGAAGAAGCTTGTACTTCCTGATGGTTCCATATTGAGAGCCAAACTTCCAGGAAGACCAACTAGGGATTGTTTGTTCTCTGATCCTGCTAGAGATGGCAAAAGGTAACTAAGAAAGAGAGCAAACATACAAATTACCGATTTTGGGATGCATTGTTCCTAACTGAAGTGTATTTTTGGTATTATTGTCTTGATCTTGCAGTCTTTTAAAGATTTGGAACCTGAATGATTTCACTGGGGTCATGGGGGTCTTCAACTGCCAGGGAGCAGGGTGGTGTAGGGTTGGAAAGACGAACCTTATCCATGATGAACAACCTGGCACTATAACAGGATATATAAGAGCAAAAGACATTGATTATCTACCTAGAGTTGCTGATGCCAAATGGACAGGCGATGCAGTCATATATTCCCATCTTGCCGGTAAGTTTtgcatacaaatttatttttatacattcTAATTCACTATTAgttttctaataataatttgcCCTGATTTAAATTACAGGAGAGATAGTTTTTCTTCCAAAGAATGCATCAATCCCAATCACATTGCAGTCGCGAGAATATGAAGTTTTCACAGTTACTCCTCTTAAGGAATTGTCCACCGGAACTACATTTGCACCCATTGGTCTAATCAAGATGTTCAACTCTGGTGGAGCCATCAAGGAGTTGAAATATGAATCTGAGGGAAGTGCAACTGTTGGCATGAAGGTTTGCGGATGTGGCCTATTTGGAGCATATTCATCATCACGACCAAAGAGAATCATAGTCAACACCGAGGAAGTACAGTTTGGATATAATGAACAATGTGGTCTTGTCACTCTCACTTTGAGAGTTCCAGAGGAAGAATTGTACCTCTGGAACATAACCATTGAGCTACGAGGACTTAAAAACATAAACACAGTTAAGGAGATGCAGAAGatctctatttctttttttttatttttattgcaaGCATCCTATTCTTCATCATGAAATGGCTTTAGCAGCCCAAGTTCCTAGTGTCCTTGTAGTTTTTTGTAGAATAACTGTTGTAATCAATTATTCAAGGAAATGATAAAATCTTAATGTTGGTTCcagattattttgtttttgttttttttttttttgacatgtTGACTATTTTACACCatttttaggggaaaaaaaagggaaatgcTGTTGTTTATGTTATGCAACTGCAATACCTTCTCAAATCGAGTAAACTTCACTAAAGCTCGAGTTTTAACAGGGAAGAGCCATCATCTACTTACTCATCATCATCTCTGTGTTTCAAAGCAGAGTAatcttttcaattcttaatagAAACAGAGCTTCTCTAAATGGTCTCATTTATAGCTGCTTTCTCTTCTTTGCCATCATCGTCTACACTTGCAAGGAGTTCTCTTTATGGTTTCAGATCTCTCATTAAGGTTCTCGCTTTGTTTCCCTCATTTTCTTATCaagattcaaattttagtttgtgggtagctttattttttattgtttcattgaTCATGTTAAAAAGTTGTCATCTTTCCATTGTGTAGGTATTTTTAAGGAGATAAGTCGACTGCTGCAGCCTTGGGCGTTGAAGCTGAGGGATTGAAGCCACTTGTAACTGGAGGTCCCCAAGCTCAGAAAATGGTTTGGATATGGCTTTTTGGCTCTGCTGCTTGGGTGTTTAGCATGGTGGTGCTTGGTGGCATCACTTGACTAATGCAATCTGGTCTTTCAATGACTGACTGGAAATTCACTGGTGGCCTCCCCTCTATCAGATGAGGAATGGCTGTAGGAGTTTGAGAAATATAAGCAGCCGCCTCAATATAAGTGGTAAGTGCCAAATACAATACCTTTGCATTTTTGTATGCATTTGAAGTTTGAACTCTCTGTGAGGTTGTggttagaaattaaaaattagtaagtCCTCTAGGAAATGCTAAATGCTTAAAAGTTGCATCATCCATTGTAGTCAGTGATTGAACAAGATATTTTTGTAAGCGTCCTAATTTTTACTTTGTTGTCTGTTGTATCCATCAGATTTTTGTTGCATTTGTTTCATGGGATGAGTTTTTATGCATTTGAAATGACTGCATTGTAGACTGGACGAATTTCTGTAGAATTTTAGTGATGTTACTTGTTTTTTAACCTGTGGCAGTGTGAAGAGAACTCCTCTAACAATTCAGACTCACTCAATCTAACTCAAACAGTTGGACAAGTTCAAATTGTTTTATTGCTCTCAACACACCTCATCACAAGTCAAATGAATAATATAGATTATAGAAGATAAGTTGTTTTGGCAGTAAGAGGTGCAATCCTCCCCTAGGCCAAAGCCCCTCCGACTGATTTCCCAGAATAATTCCTTGTCTTCACCTCCTGTTCTCCTTTCtctatttcaattttcatttttccctCTATTATTCTTAATTCCAGTTTGTTGGTTTTGCCTTGATTAGAGCCTATTTGCTTTGTCTGGATCATAGTCAATATCTTGTTGTCTTGTTTCAATTCTCCTTCTGTAAACTTATTGGTAGTCTAacaatttctaatttatttattggatGGACTATGCACATTGTATGTGGGGAAGGAGACCGAGTATCGTTTTTACCCTGCCATTTTCGTATCTTCTTCATAagggatataatataatcttcTCTACTGTGATCATCGGTGATGACACTACATGTCAATTGTTTTAGTCTATGTTGATGATCTCAACtgatctatttattttttttctctattaacTCAGTTTATCCTGTTTTTTCAGAAGCACTTTAAACCTTGAATGCTGTCTTTTGTAGGAGCCATCCTCTGAATCTTCTCAGCCCAGAGTGAGCCCTTACAGTTTAGCTGGAAATGAAGCTGTGTGTTACTATAACTGGTTCCGGTCTTTCAATGGTCTATTCTCCTGCttagaaacaaatgaaaatttggcTTCTGTGCTGATTTTCCAGAGCCctgcttttaataattttccaaAGAACTATTTTATCTCACAATTGCATGCCACCATCATATCTTCGGGTTGTAATCGTGCAACATAGGGGCCAACATGACAGTGTACCGAACATTAGGTTTGAGTTTTCATCACTAccatgttgatgatgatgagcaCCAATTCTGTTTTTAATATGTGCAGGTTGACCACCGTATCATTGCAACAACATGAAAGTAAAATATACATCCTGCAAATCTATGTTTGATGGGAATCACAGTGGCCATGGCTGCTTCTGAGCTGATTTCACTTTCAGGTGACGGAAATCATTGCAGAACCTTCTCAACCAGAACGTGTATTTATTATTCTGCCAACCGATCTTTACACTTGTACTTATTATTCTAAGCTAAACCAGAGTATAGTGAATCATTGCAGTGACCATAGTCTAGTGAAGACCTTTATGAAAAACAAAAGTCCTACTCCCTGGAAATTATTCTCACTTATACTCAGATATTATAATCCGAAATCAtgaaataacttttaaaaaaaaaaattatatacttatatttatagtaaatatatatattaaaaatgcaGAAATCATGGAAGAATCTacactatatataaatatttaaagtataatataaacataataatataaaatctaataaaaatagattttttctTTATGATCAATTTCAATCCAAAATACTTTTCTAAATTCTAGTTCAGTCATCAGTGTCAGGAAACTGCCAAGAAGATGACTTTAAAGAAAgatcaaaatatttgaaagaatagtgatatgtatataaataataaagataaatttatatatgaataataatatattttatattattagatattattttatttttaatttaaattttaataaaaatatattataatttttatataaatttatatttattatttattcatataatttgatttgttaaaaagaaaattaaaaaaaggttaaaggactatttcacacCTAAGTTTAAATGTATTCTCAAAGTTATATCTGtgagatttcaaaaacttaaaatttcatctgTTAATCAActgaagttaaaattttatgttagaaacaatgacaaaatcattattttactaataatattaaaaaaatttattatattttttctcataagttttaaaaactaacatttcacccattttaaagttttttaactttgaaaaattgcatTCCCCATTCcacaaaaccttaaaatttttttctttccttctggTTACTTTCTTTGGTGATCTAGAAAGGATGACAATAAAGTCTCTTTGTCTTTGATAAGAtacattttagatttttttttatgtgtattgactaatgatttagGGTAGAGATGAGAGGTCACTGATATCAGAGATGGTGGTTagagaggtgaaaaaaaaattgggaagaaaatataattttttaaaattaaaaaactttgagtaagatgaaattgttaatttttaaaatttaagagagaaaatataatgtattttatattttttaatattagtaaaataatgattttatttttatttttaagagagaattttaatgataattatgtTATAGGGgagacttttaaattttttaaattttatgggtGTGGCTAGAGATTTTACCTAAACTTGGGTAAAAAAAGGTGATTTGAAACGAACTCTCTTAGTCGGGCACTGTTTCCAACGGCACAAACTTATATACTGGCTTGCCTTAACATTCCAACATCCATGTGTATTTGTTTTCTAATCATAGTAAGAGTATTGCTTAAACCCTTAATTCTCTCGAAGAAGACGGAGAATTCTAAGCACTTTATCTTAAGTATCTTGTACGGTCATCTGACCAAGTGCttattttttgttcttcctCAGTTGTGCTTCTGTCGAGGTTAGTTCTTTTgcagattttaaattttgatagttGTTTTCATTCAAAGTTGGTTTTTTATGGTTGTTCTTGGTGCAGTATCTGATTTTGGAGTTATTTAGAAATACCCAGATGGGGATTTTTAGTTGTGGGgacttgagtttggtttgaaagtTAGTTTGATGCAGTTTGAGTGAGGTTTAAGTGTGaaggttttgtttttgaagTGTTTTGTGTAGTTGGCTAATGCTAGTTTTTGTTATGTTTCGAGTTTTATAGAACATTGTTTTGTTGGTATTTAGAAAATTGGATAGTGAGCACGATTTGACGGATACGTTTAAGTTATCTTTCTGTTAACACAAGAAGAGATGGATGTTAAGTTAAGATCGGAGGAAATGCCATCCATTGTTGAAGTAAGTTTCTTCATTTCTTGTTACTCGGTTTCTTTTAGGTGATAATGTTATAGGAGCATGATTGGCTTGTTGAGGctgtagttttattttttggtgtGAGTGATATTTGTTtgtaatcaatatatatttgttatagcAGATGGGCTCATTAGACGATAGATCAATGAGTGAGCTTGAGGAGGAGAGTCTTTTTACTCTGGAAGCAGAATCTGGAAAGCCAAAACCTGTCCTTGGACATGAAAATGGACATATTTCTAGGGGTTCACCATCCTGTGGAGATAAAAATTTGCCGAATGGTGTGTATAAGAGCATAGAGActgttgttttctcaaataaactcaatttgCTTATGCCTTTGGGGCCATTGGCGATCATGGTCCATAAAATCACTGGTCATAAAGTGAGTTCAGTTGTTGATGTTGATATATTGGATTTTTGCTTATTGTTGCAAAagtatgttttgattcttggggTGGATCCAGGGATGGGTCTTCTTTCTAAGCTTGCTGGGTATAACTCCTTTGGCAGAGCGTTTAGGTTATGCTACTGAGTAAGCTCTCATATTTCTTTATCTCAATTATTGTGTAAAGTTGTTTATTAGTAGCTAATacagctttctttttttttgataCAGGCAACTGGCCTTTTACACTGGTGCTACTGGTATAATTCTCATAGAGCTTCAATGGATAACTAATAAGTTGTAACTGTTGTTTTTGTCTTTCAAGTTAATCAAAGTATCTAACTGATTTATTAGTTTCTTTCCTTGTGAATTAGCAACAGTTTGAGCTTGAGAATGCATAGTCAACTTGTGTGGATATAGGATTCATCTTTTTCACCCATTTGTAAATAGAACTACAATAATTGGTATCTAGCTTATTTTGAGACAAATAAATCTTCTGGACCTTTTCATTACCTTTCTCATATGTTACTTGCTTTTTGCTTACCTCAACTGTATCCTAGTATTGTTCCAACTTATGAGTATATTCAATGGACTTTACAGTTGGGGGCCTTTTAAATGCTACATTTGGAAATGCAACAGAATtgattatatcaatttatgCTCTGAAAAGTGGTATGACACGTGTCGTTCAGCTCTCATTATTGGGctcaattttgtcaaatatgtTGCTGGTGCTTGGATGTGCATTCTTTTGTGGAGGTCTTGTTATTCGGAATAAGGAACAGCGGTTTGATAAGGTTGATATGGAAGCATCTTATCCTGGTCTTTTTTGGCCTATCATCTGCTTTTGAATGCCATCACTGAACCAAGTTATCATGCAGGCATCCGCTGTTGTGAATTCTGGACTGTTGTTGATGGCTGTCATGTGTCTGCTATTTCCAGCTGTTCTTCACTACACACATTCTGAGGTGCGTTTCGGAAAGTCAGAGCTGGCTCTTTCAAGATTTAGCAGTTGCATTATGCtagtggcatatgctgcctttCTTGTTTTCCAATTAAAGGGTCAACAAGAGCCATATTTCTCTATAACTGAGGTTAGTTACTACTTTTAATACAAAGAAGttttactttttcttatttAGCCTGGAATAATTACCGGCGTGATAATTGTTGTGAACTTAGGAAGAGAATCAGGCTACAGATGCTggtgataatgatgatgatggcgATGAAGAGCCAGAGATCTCAAAGTGGGAATCAATTATTTGGCTTTCAATTATGACAGCTTGGATATCTATCCTTTCAGAGTATCTAGTCGATGCTATACAGGTGACATTTGGTTGTCTACACTTTGTTGATTAGAATAATATCTTGACTGTGTCTTTCCTTACATGTAATTGAGCTGGTGCAAATAGATCTTACTGTTGATAAATTCATGTTAATTGGTGTTTCCCTGTGAAAGTTTCAAGGTATTACCCTTATGATCAAAGCTGCTTTTACAATATCTGTA
It contains:
- the LOC123205884 gene encoding probable galactinol--sucrose galactosyltransferase 1: MTVGAGVSVSDGRLTVKGSCVLTDVRDNIVVTPVGALVDEAFIGVVSDQTGSRRVFPVGKLEGLRFMCVFRFKMWWMTQRMGNCGQDIPFETQFLIVEAREGSHFDNGSEIGEQQSALYTVFLPILEGDFRAVLQGNEQNELEICLESGDPAVDGFDGSHLVFVAAGCDPFIVITNAVKSVERHLQTFSHRERKKMPDMLNWFGWCTWDAFYTNVTAEGVRQGLESLEKGGIPPKFVIIDDGWQSVAMDPTGLEFKADNCANFANRLTHIKENHKFQKDGKEGHRVEDPALGLRHIVTEIKDKHDLKYVYVWHAITGYWGGVRPGVTEMEHYDSKMAYPVSSPGIQCNESCEALDSITKNGLGLVNPEKVFNFYNELHSYLASAGIDGVKVDVQNILETLGAGHGGRVKLARKYHQALEASIARNFRNNDIISCMSHNTDGLYSAKRTAVIRASDDFWPRDLASHTIHIASVAYNTVFLGEFMQPDWDMFHSLHPMAEYHGAARAVGGCAIYVSDKPGQHDFNLLKKLVLPDGSILRAKLPGRPTRDCLFSDPARDGKSLLKIWNLNDFTGVMGVFNCQGAGWCRVGKTNLIHDEQPGTITGYIRAKDIDYLPRVADAKWTGDAVIYSHLAGEIVFLPKNASIPITLQSREYEVFTVTPLKELSTGTTFAPIGLIKMFNSGGAIKELKYESEGSATVGMKVCGCGLFGAYSSSRPKRIIVNTEEVQFGYNEQCGLVTLTLRVPEEELYLWNITIELRGLKNINTVKEMQKISISFFLFLLQASYSSS
- the LOC123214108 gene encoding vacuolar cation/proton exchanger 5-like isoform X1, whose product is MDVKLRSEEMPSIVEQMGSLDDRSMSELEEESLFTLEAESGKPKPVLGHENGHISRGSPSCGDKNLPNGVYKSIETVVFSNKLNLLMPLGPLAIMVHKITGHKGWVFFLSLLGITPLAERLGYATEQLAFYTGATVGGLLNATFGNATELIISIYALKSGMTRVVQLSLLGSILSNMLLVLGCAFFCGGLVIRNKEQRFDKASAVVNSGLLLMAVMCLLFPAVLHYTHSEVRFGKSELALSRFSSCIMLVAYAAFLVFQLKGQQEPYFSITEEENQATDAGDNDDDGDEEPEISKWESIIWLSIMTAWISILSEYLVDAIQGASIAWNIPISFISVILLPIVGNAAEHASAIIFAMKDKLDITLGVAIGSSTQISMFGIPFCVVIGWIMGCTMDLNFQIFETATLFIAVIVVAFFLQEGTSNYFKGLMLILCYLIVAASFFLHEDPSPKD
- the LOC123214108 gene encoding vacuolar cation/proton exchanger 5-like isoform X2, with amino-acid sequence MDVKLRSEEMPSIVEMGSLDDRSMSELEEESLFTLEAESGKPKPVLGHENGHISRGSPSCGDKNLPNGVYKSIETVVFSNKLNLLMPLGPLAIMVHKITGHKGWVFFLSLLGITPLAERLGYATEQLAFYTGATVGGLLNATFGNATELIISIYALKSGMTRVVQLSLLGSILSNMLLVLGCAFFCGGLVIRNKEQRFDKASAVVNSGLLLMAVMCLLFPAVLHYTHSEVRFGKSELALSRFSSCIMLVAYAAFLVFQLKGQQEPYFSITEEENQATDAGDNDDDGDEEPEISKWESIIWLSIMTAWISILSEYLVDAIQGASIAWNIPISFISVILLPIVGNAAEHASAIIFAMKDKLDITLGVAIGSSTQISMFGIPFCVVIGWIMGCTMDLNFQIFETATLFIAVIVVAFFLQEGTSNYFKGLMLILCYLIVAASFFLHEDPSPKD
- the LOC123214108 gene encoding vacuolar cation/proton exchanger 5-like isoform X3, with the protein product MGSLDDRSMSELEEESLFTLEAESGKPKPVLGHENGHISRGSPSCGDKNLPNGVYKSIETVVFSNKLNLLMPLGPLAIMVHKITGHKGWVFFLSLLGITPLAERLGYATEQLAFYTGATVGGLLNATFGNATELIISIYALKSGMTRVVQLSLLGSILSNMLLVLGCAFFCGGLVIRNKEQRFDKASAVVNSGLLLMAVMCLLFPAVLHYTHSEVRFGKSELALSRFSSCIMLVAYAAFLVFQLKGQQEPYFSITEEENQATDAGDNDDDGDEEPEISKWESIIWLSIMTAWISILSEYLVDAIQGASIAWNIPISFISVILLPIVGNAAEHASAIIFAMKDKLDITLGVAIGSSTQISMFGIPFCVVIGWIMGCTMDLNFQIFETATLFIAVIVVAFFLQEGTSNYFKGLMLILCYLIVAASFFLHEDPSPKD